Proteins encoded together in one Schumannella luteola window:
- a CDS encoding sugar phosphate isomerase/epimerase family protein: protein MAQPLSVQLYTVRDALAADTPGTLKRLADIGFTQVEPFAIVDFADALADALPASGLGISSAHNGLVGDDVDAHQVLAVAQRLGVPTVIDPYVGPEKWQTREDVLATAAKLSALVGPAHDLGLRIGYHNHAHELQSRIDGTTALEVFADALHEAVVLEVDTYWAEIGGVNAAELLGRLGDRVQFLHIKDGPRVDDVKTQTAAGRGEIPIADILAAAPHATPVVELDDHAGGDMFDEVIESFRYLTEELGQTAGTPSAGTPKGGN from the coding sequence GTGGCTCAGCCCCTCTCCGTCCAGCTCTACACGGTGCGCGACGCGCTCGCCGCCGACACCCCCGGCACCCTGAAGCGCCTCGCCGACATCGGCTTCACGCAGGTGGAGCCCTTCGCGATCGTCGACTTCGCGGATGCGCTGGCCGACGCCCTGCCCGCCTCGGGCCTGGGCATCTCGAGCGCCCACAACGGCCTCGTCGGCGACGACGTGGATGCGCACCAGGTGCTCGCGGTCGCGCAGCGCCTCGGCGTGCCCACCGTGATCGACCCCTACGTCGGCCCCGAGAAGTGGCAGACGCGCGAGGATGTGCTGGCGACCGCCGCGAAGCTCAGCGCGCTCGTCGGCCCGGCCCACGATCTCGGCCTGCGCATCGGGTACCACAACCACGCCCACGAGCTGCAGAGCCGCATCGACGGCACCACCGCGCTGGAGGTCTTCGCCGACGCGCTGCACGAGGCCGTCGTGCTCGAGGTCGACACCTACTGGGCCGAGATCGGCGGCGTGAACGCGGCCGAGCTGCTCGGCCGCCTCGGCGACCGCGTGCAGTTCCTGCACATCAAGGACGGCCCGCGCGTCGACGACGTGAAGACCCAGACCGCCGCCGGACGCGGCGAGATCCCCATCGCCGACATCCTCGCCGCCGCTCCGCACGCGACCCCGGTCGTCGAGCTCGACGACCACGCCGGCGGCGACATGTTCGACGAGGTGATCGAGAGCTTCCGCTACCTCACCGAAGAGCTCGGCCAGACAGCGGGAACTCCGTCGGCCGGCACCCCGAAGGGCGGCAACTGA
- a CDS encoding ROK family protein, which yields MSISTRPASGPGAASGSAGSTSAGAGSSSPGPGIPASGAGELLRVLRDGTPRTRAELAEQLGVARSTLGLRIDALLDTGLVGPGDDGISTGGRPPSRIALRPDARIVLAADLGAGHARIALTDLLGVTLAEHSADIRIADGPDAVIAWVADRAEELLAELGRSRDDLLAAGIGVPGPVDHGSGRPVSPPIMPGWNDVDVPRLLRERLDVPVFVDNDVNLAALGERTHAHPDVDDLLFVKVATGIGLGLVADGQLRRGAQGTAGDLGHVRVARGAGVRCTCGNEGCLEALAAWPAIAAALAADGLEVGSAGDLLALVESGDVRAVAAVRQAGRDLGEVLATCVNLINPSVIVIGGSLAQIGEQLLAGVREVVYSRSTPAATAALQITLSQTREHAAVYGASMLAIDAALSPDAVEELVRA from the coding sequence ATGAGCATCAGCACGCGACCGGCGTCGGGGCCGGGCGCCGCGTCCGGCAGCGCCGGTTCGACGAGTGCTGGCGCCGGATCGAGCTCGCCGGGCCCGGGCATCCCCGCCTCCGGCGCGGGCGAGCTGCTGCGCGTGCTGCGCGACGGCACCCCGCGCACCCGCGCCGAGCTCGCCGAGCAGCTCGGCGTCGCCCGCTCGACGCTCGGACTCCGCATCGACGCCCTGCTCGACACCGGCCTCGTCGGCCCCGGAGACGATGGCATCTCCACCGGCGGCCGACCGCCCAGCCGCATCGCCCTGCGCCCCGACGCCCGCATCGTGCTCGCCGCCGACCTCGGCGCCGGCCACGCCCGCATCGCGCTCACCGACCTCCTCGGGGTCACCCTCGCCGAGCACAGCGCCGACATCCGCATCGCCGACGGCCCGGATGCGGTGATCGCCTGGGTCGCCGACCGCGCCGAAGAGCTGCTCGCCGAGCTCGGCCGCAGCCGCGACGACCTGCTGGCCGCCGGCATCGGCGTGCCCGGCCCCGTCGACCACGGCAGCGGGCGCCCGGTCAGCCCGCCCATCATGCCCGGCTGGAACGACGTGGATGTGCCGCGCCTGCTGCGCGAGCGCCTCGACGTGCCCGTCTTCGTCGACAACGACGTGAACCTCGCCGCGCTCGGCGAGCGCACCCACGCGCATCCCGACGTCGACGACCTGCTCTTCGTCAAGGTCGCCACCGGCATCGGCCTCGGCCTGGTCGCCGACGGCCAGCTGCGCCGCGGCGCGCAGGGCACCGCCGGCGACCTCGGCCACGTGCGCGTCGCCCGCGGCGCCGGGGTGCGCTGCACCTGCGGCAACGAGGGCTGCCTCGAGGCGCTCGCCGCGTGGCCGGCGATCGCCGCCGCGCTCGCCGCCGACGGACTCGAGGTCGGCAGCGCCGGCGACCTGCTCGCCCTCGTCGAGAGCGGCGACGTGCGCGCGGTCGCCGCCGTGCGCCAGGCCGGCCGCGACCTCGGCGAGGTGCTCGCGACGTGCGTGAACCTGATCAACCCCTCGGTCATCGTGATCGGCGGATCGCTCGCCCAGATCGGCGAGCAGCTGCTCGCCGGGGTGCGCGAGGTCGTCTACAGCCGATCCACCCCCGCCGCGACCGCCGCGCTGCAGATCACGCTCTCGCAGACCCGCGAGCACGCCGCCGTCTACGGCGCGAGCATGCTCGCGATCGACGCGGCCCTCTCCCCCGACGCGGTCGAGGAGCTCGTGCGCGCCTGA
- a CDS encoding Gfo/Idh/MocA family protein, which yields MAGTGKVGVGVIGAGVISKEYLGNLTRFPDVQVHAVGDLFPEAAKARAEEFGIAEHGSPDVVLNHPDIEIVVNLTIPAAHVEVATQAVNNGKHVWSEKPFSTDRASGQELLALAASKGIRLGCAPDTFLGAGLQTARRMLERGDIGEPQSALTLMQSPGPEAWHPNPAFLFQEGAGPLFDIGPYYLTALVQFFGSISRVGAFGSRSRLTRTIGSGPKAGEEFDVTVPTHVSAIAEFASGQTSQSILSFDSFSGRPPLVEITGTEGVLSVPDPNTFDGEIGIRGRDDDEWRTLPSVGSTDSRGAGVLELARAIRADRPHRAPGEQAFHVVDAMTAITESIDQKRFVDLESSVAAIPPLPEDWDPTAETL from the coding sequence ATGGCCGGCACGGGCAAGGTCGGCGTCGGCGTCATCGGCGCGGGCGTCATCAGCAAGGAGTACCTCGGCAACCTCACGCGCTTCCCCGACGTGCAGGTGCACGCGGTGGGCGACCTCTTCCCCGAGGCCGCGAAGGCGCGCGCCGAGGAGTTCGGCATCGCCGAGCACGGCTCGCCCGACGTGGTGCTGAACCACCCCGACATCGAGATCGTCGTCAACCTCACCATCCCGGCCGCGCACGTCGAGGTCGCGACGCAGGCCGTGAACAACGGCAAGCACGTGTGGAGCGAGAAGCCCTTCTCGACCGACCGCGCGAGCGGCCAGGAGCTGCTCGCCCTCGCGGCGTCGAAGGGCATCCGACTGGGATGCGCGCCCGACACCTTCCTGGGTGCGGGCCTGCAGACCGCCCGCCGCATGCTCGAGCGCGGCGACATCGGCGAGCCGCAGTCGGCGCTCACGCTCATGCAGAGCCCCGGGCCGGAGGCCTGGCACCCGAACCCCGCCTTCCTCTTCCAGGAGGGCGCCGGACCGCTGTTCGACATCGGCCCGTACTACCTGACCGCGCTCGTGCAGTTCTTCGGATCGATCTCCCGCGTCGGCGCCTTCGGCAGCCGCTCGCGCCTGACCCGCACGATCGGCTCGGGCCCCAAGGCGGGCGAGGAGTTCGACGTGACCGTGCCGACGCACGTGAGCGCGATCGCCGAGTTCGCGAGCGGCCAGACCTCGCAGTCGATCCTGAGCTTCGACTCGTTCTCGGGCCGCCCGCCGCTGGTCGAGATCACCGGCACCGAGGGCGTGCTGAGCGTGCCCGACCCCAACACCTTCGACGGCGAGATCGGCATCCGCGGCCGCGACGACGACGAATGGCGCACGCTGCCCTCGGTCGGCTCGACCGACAGCCGCGGCGCCGGCGTGCTGGAGCTGGCCCGTGCCATCCGCGCCGACCGCCCGCACCGCGCCCCCGGCGAGCAGGCTTTCCACGTGGTCGACGCCATGACGGCGATCACCGAGTCGATCGACCAGAAGCGGTTCGTCGACCTCGAGAGCAGCGTCGCGGCCATCCCGCCGCTGCCCGAGGACTGGGACCCGACCGCCGAGACGCTCTGA
- a CDS encoding ABC transporter ATP-binding protein, whose protein sequence is MTTPTSGDPSSAAPAAADSPSAAARVPVIETVALTKHFPVRGRGSRGKVVHAVEGVDLRLDAGSVVALVGESGSGKSTVARLIAQLLPRTSGDVLLQGQSVRVRLGRSFRRYVRNVQMILQDPFASLNPVHTVGYVLTRSVSIHNPGLSRAEREQKVRGLLEQVELRPAERYLTKFPHELSGGQRQRVAIARALGATPKALLADEPVSMLDVSIRIGVLNLLQRLKKDLDLAILYITHDIASARYFADETVVMYAGQVIERGPSEEVTQRPRHPYTQLLIASAPDADQLAGREERPAKGEPPSLIDPPTGCRFNPRCPFAMDVCRQERPPMFELEDGQKAACWLYDEGRAEQRAAAFGADAAAGVPVPVGATAGPAGAARGITNGGAGA, encoded by the coding sequence ATGACAACCCCCACGTCGGGCGACCCGTCTTCCGCCGCACCCGCTGCCGCCGACTCCCCGTCGGCCGCTGCGCGCGTGCCGGTCATCGAGACCGTCGCCCTCACCAAGCACTTCCCCGTCCGCGGCCGCGGCTCCCGCGGCAAGGTCGTCCACGCCGTCGAGGGCGTCGACCTGAGACTGGATGCCGGCAGCGTCGTCGCGCTCGTCGGCGAGTCCGGCTCGGGCAAGTCGACCGTCGCGCGGCTCATCGCCCAGCTGCTGCCGCGCACCTCCGGCGACGTGCTGCTGCAGGGGCAGTCGGTGCGCGTGCGGCTCGGCCGCAGCTTCCGGCGCTACGTGCGCAACGTGCAGATGATCCTGCAGGACCCCTTCGCCTCGCTGAACCCGGTGCACACCGTGGGCTACGTGCTCACCCGCTCGGTCAGCATCCACAACCCCGGCCTGTCGCGCGCCGAGCGCGAGCAGAAGGTTCGCGGCCTGCTCGAGCAGGTCGAGCTGCGCCCCGCCGAGCGCTACCTCACCAAGTTCCCGCACGAGCTCTCCGGCGGTCAGCGGCAGCGCGTCGCGATCGCCCGCGCACTCGGCGCCACCCCGAAGGCGCTGCTCGCCGACGAGCCCGTCTCGATGCTCGACGTGTCGATCCGCATCGGCGTGCTCAATCTGCTGCAGCGGCTCAAGAAGGATCTCGACCTCGCGATCCTCTACATCACCCACGACATCGCCTCGGCCCGCTACTTCGCCGACGAGACCGTCGTCATGTACGCCGGGCAGGTCATCGAGCGCGGCCCCAGCGAGGAGGTCACGCAGCGCCCGCGTCACCCCTACACGCAGCTGCTCATCGCCTCCGCCCCCGACGCCGACCAGCTCGCCGGCCGCGAGGAGCGCCCCGCGAAGGGCGAGCCGCCGAGCCTGATCGACCCGCCGACGGGATGCCGGTTCAATCCGCGCTGCCCCTTCGCCATGGATGTCTGCCGTCAGGAGCGCCCGCCGATGTTCGAGCTCGAGGACGGCCAGAAGGCCGCCTGCTGGCTCTACGACGAGGGCCGCGCCGAGCAGCGCGCCGCCGCGTTCGGCGCGGATGCCGCCGCCGGCGTGCCCGTGCCGGTCGGCGCGACCGCCGGCCCCGCCGGCGCCGCCCGCGGCATCACGAACGGGGGAGCCGGAGCATGA
- a CDS encoding ABC transporter substrate-binding protein, producing the protein MKRSMLAKLAAAVTAAATLAVLSGCSGGGASSGDVLTIGMPNGPQSNNSNPFAPTSSAVVLGYRGMMYEPLAQINPTLPDRDPVPWLAKEWKWSDDYKSVEITARDGVKWSDGEKFTADDIAYTFKMLEKYEAFNANALPFDDISVSGDTVKLSFDVPEFVNQTKVINQFIVPEHIWSKIKDPEKDANQKPVGTGPYTLKTWTQQAISFVPNNDYWGGKPKVPEVRWTSYTDNNAMLTALLNGQAQWSYVFIPDIDKTWVAKSETNKNWQPTGLGIDALFFNTTKAPFDNVAVRKAVNMVVDRKSINTQGYSGFKGLVDNVNGLPSPAGDSFAAPEFKDKKAEIDVDGAKKVLTDAGYTYSGDKLMDPSGNPVTFTLVDPAGWSDYLASLQIISDNVKKIGIDAKVETATVDNWTAAVQNGDFQATLHWTNTGATPWDIYSNIMDGTQLKPIGTTANWNFGRFDSPEATQALAAYANTTDDAERTTAMNTLQKIFVEQVPAIPVAAGPMGAEYSTKHFTGWPDEKDPYAVSQPTQPSISQVLMKLEPVKK; encoded by the coding sequence GTGAAACGATCGATGCTGGCGAAGCTCGCCGCCGCCGTCACGGCGGCGGCCACCCTCGCCGTCCTGTCCGGATGCTCGGGAGGTGGCGCGTCGAGTGGCGACGTGCTCACCATCGGCATGCCGAACGGCCCGCAGAGCAACAACTCGAACCCCTTCGCCCCGACCTCGTCGGCGGTCGTGCTCGGCTACCGCGGCATGATGTACGAGCCCCTCGCCCAGATCAACCCGACCCTGCCCGATCGCGACCCGGTGCCGTGGCTGGCCAAGGAGTGGAAGTGGTCTGACGACTACAAGTCGGTCGAGATCACCGCCCGCGACGGCGTGAAGTGGTCGGATGGCGAGAAGTTCACCGCCGACGACATCGCCTACACCTTCAAGATGCTCGAGAAGTACGAGGCCTTCAACGCGAACGCCCTGCCGTTCGACGACATCAGCGTCTCGGGCGACACCGTCAAGCTCAGCTTCGATGTGCCCGAGTTCGTCAACCAGACCAAGGTCATCAACCAGTTCATCGTGCCCGAGCACATCTGGTCGAAGATCAAGGACCCGGAGAAGGATGCCAACCAGAAGCCCGTCGGCACCGGCCCGTACACGCTGAAGACCTGGACGCAGCAGGCCATCTCCTTCGTGCCGAACAACGACTACTGGGGCGGCAAGCCGAAGGTGCCCGAGGTGCGCTGGACCTCGTACACCGACAACAACGCCATGCTGACGGCGCTGCTCAACGGCCAGGCGCAGTGGAGCTACGTCTTCATCCCCGACATCGACAAGACCTGGGTCGCGAAGTCGGAGACGAACAAGAACTGGCAGCCCACCGGCCTCGGCATCGACGCGCTCTTCTTCAACACCACGAAGGCGCCCTTCGACAACGTGGCCGTGCGCAAGGCGGTCAACATGGTCGTCGACCGCAAGTCGATCAACACGCAGGGCTACTCGGGCTTCAAGGGCCTCGTCGACAACGTCAACGGCCTGCCCTCGCCAGCCGGTGACAGCTTCGCCGCCCCGGAGTTCAAAGACAAGAAGGCCGAGATCGACGTCGACGGCGCCAAGAAGGTGCTGACGGATGCCGGCTACACCTACTCGGGCGACAAGCTCATGGACCCGAGCGGCAACCCGGTGACCTTCACGCTCGTCGACCCGGCCGGCTGGTCGGACTACCTCGCCTCGCTGCAGATCATCTCCGACAACGTCAAGAAGATCGGCATCGACGCCAAGGTCGAGACCGCGACGGTCGACAACTGGACCGCCGCCGTGCAGAACGGCGACTTCCAGGCGACCCTGCACTGGACGAACACGGGAGCCACCCCGTGGGACATCTACTCGAACATCATGGACGGCACCCAGCTGAAGCCGATCGGCACGACCGCGAACTGGAACTTCGGGCGCTTCGACAGCCCCGAGGCCACCCAGGCGCTCGCGGCCTACGCCAACACGACCGACGACGCCGAGCGCACGACGGCCATGAACACGCTGCAGAAGATCTTCGTCGAGCAGGTGCCGGCCATCCCGGTCGCCGCCGGCCCGATGGGTGCGGAGTACTCCACGAAGCACTTCACCGGATGGCCCGATGAGAAGGATCCCTACGCGGTGTCGCAGCCGACCCAGCCCTCGATCTCGCAGGTGCTGATGAAGCTGGAGCCGGTCAAGAAGTAG
- a CDS encoding ABC transporter permease yields the protein MKFLIRRVIFYVITAWAAVTLNFFIPRLLPGDPVQSLINKYQGRLSTDAIQSLYVLFGLDEKSSLWDDYVKYWAGLFKGDFGISFTYFPTPVSEVISQSLPWTLLLVGISTILGFILGTLAGVGLGWRRGTWADGLLPVANFFSAIPYFWLGLIAISLFAVIIPIFPASGGYEGGLIPDFSADFIGSAIYHGILPALTIVISSIAGWILSMRNMMVTVSSEDYVTVAQAKGLSERKVMFGYAARNAVLPSISGFALSLGFIVGGTLVTEMVFSYPGIGFTLFQAISSKDYPLMQGIFLIITLSVLVANMVADFAYAVLDPRTRQEG from the coding sequence ATGAAGTTCCTCATCCGCCGCGTGATCTTCTACGTGATCACCGCCTGGGCGGCCGTCACGCTGAACTTCTTCATCCCGCGCCTGCTGCCCGGCGACCCGGTGCAGTCGCTCATCAACAAGTACCAGGGCCGGCTCTCGACCGACGCCATCCAGTCGCTCTACGTACTGTTCGGCCTCGACGAGAAGTCGAGCCTCTGGGACGACTACGTGAAGTACTGGGCCGGACTGTTCAAGGGCGACTTCGGCATCTCGTTCACCTACTTCCCGACCCCGGTCAGCGAGGTCATCAGCCAGTCGCTGCCGTGGACGCTGCTGCTCGTCGGCATCTCGACGATCCTCGGCTTCATCCTCGGCACGCTCGCCGGCGTCGGCCTCGGCTGGCGGCGCGGCACCTGGGCCGACGGCCTGCTGCCGGTCGCGAACTTCTTCTCGGCCATCCCCTACTTCTGGCTCGGCCTCATCGCGATCAGCCTGTTCGCCGTGATCATCCCGATCTTCCCGGCCTCGGGCGGCTACGAGGGCGGGCTCATCCCCGACTTCAGCGCCGACTTCATCGGCTCGGCGATCTACCACGGCATCCTGCCCGCGCTGACGATCGTCATCTCGTCGATCGCCGGCTGGATCCTCAGCATGCGCAACATGATGGTCACCGTCTCGAGCGAGGACTACGTCACGGTCGCGCAGGCGAAGGGCCTCAGCGAGCGCAAGGTCATGTTCGGCTACGCCGCTCGCAACGCCGTGCTGCCGAGCATCTCGGGCTTCGCGCTCAGCCTCGGCTTCATCGTCGGCGGCACGCTCGTGACCGAGATGGTCTTCAGCTACCCGGGCATCGGCTTCACGCTGTTCCAGGCGATCAGCTCGAAGGACTACCCGCTCATGCAGGGCATCTTCCTGATCATCACCTTGAGCGTGCTCGTGGCCAACATGGTCGCCGACTTCGCCTACGCCGTGCTCGACCCGCGCACCCGACAGGAGGGCTGA
- a CDS encoding NAD(P)/FAD-dependent oxidoreductase, with product MPGTTVFERYPPSDAVLDAALADTRLAPLWLDLLPARRPRPELVGDATADLCVVGGGLTGLWTAVLAAQREPGRRILLVEGKRLGWAASGRSGGIVDSRLAGAHAAQRWPDDAAELQCLGRANLDAMELDVGALRLDVDWHRSGELLVAAEPHQLAQLRGGQRSPDTISAGTVLPDTALLDTAQVRAEIDSPGALGGTWRRRDAATLDPARLVIELARVAQDLGVEIVENSPVRALIDRPDGVDVVTAGGRVRASYVALATSAFPSLLRRTRLLTLPVYEYALATEPLSRRRMATLGWEQRQALRGLGRRSHWMRRSGDDRVVFGGYFSQYHYGGRLRAAHEDRPDLHRELAAHLLTTFPQLEGVRFSHRWAGAVDRDTRGSGHYGTAREGRIAYAGGFSGVGLGTARFAGEVMLDLMSGQRTERTALGVVREKPAPFPPEPAVFAAMTTAQRALDRADHRGGAHGPLLRALRAVGLAP from the coding sequence GTGCCCGGCACGACGGTCTTCGAACGCTACCCGCCCAGCGACGCCGTGCTCGACGCCGCCCTCGCGGATACCCGGCTCGCGCCGCTCTGGCTCGACCTGCTGCCCGCGCGACGCCCCCGCCCCGAGCTCGTGGGCGACGCGACCGCCGATCTGTGCGTCGTCGGCGGCGGGCTGACCGGCCTCTGGACCGCGGTGCTCGCGGCGCAGCGCGAACCCGGGCGCCGCATCCTGCTCGTCGAGGGCAAGCGGCTGGGATGGGCGGCCTCGGGTCGCAGCGGCGGCATCGTCGACTCGCGCCTCGCCGGAGCGCACGCGGCGCAGCGCTGGCCCGATGACGCCGCCGAGCTGCAGTGCCTCGGCCGCGCGAACCTCGACGCGATGGAGCTCGACGTGGGCGCGCTGCGCCTCGACGTCGACTGGCACCGCAGCGGCGAGCTGCTCGTGGCGGCCGAACCGCACCAGCTGGCGCAGCTGCGCGGCGGCCAGCGCAGCCCGGACACGATTTCAGCCGGCACTGTGCTGCCCGACACCGCGCTGCTCGACACCGCGCAGGTGCGCGCCGAGATCGACTCCCCCGGGGCGCTCGGCGGCACCTGGCGGCGACGGGATGCGGCGACCCTCGACCCGGCGCGGCTCGTGATCGAGCTGGCGCGCGTCGCGCAGGATCTCGGGGTCGAGATCGTCGAGAACTCCCCCGTGCGCGCGCTCATCGACCGCCCCGACGGCGTCGACGTCGTCACCGCCGGCGGACGGGTGCGGGCGTCCTACGTCGCGCTGGCGACGAGCGCGTTCCCCTCGCTGCTGCGCCGCACCCGGCTGCTCACGCTGCCCGTCTACGAGTACGCGCTCGCGACCGAGCCGCTGTCACGGCGGCGGATGGCGACGCTCGGCTGGGAGCAGCGTCAGGCCCTGCGGGGCCTCGGCCGACGCTCGCACTGGATGCGCCGCTCGGGCGACGACCGGGTCGTCTTCGGCGGTTACTTCTCGCAGTACCACTACGGCGGGCGACTGCGCGCGGCCCACGAGGACCGCCCAGACCTGCACCGCGAGCTTGCCGCTCACCTGCTCACGACGTTCCCGCAGCTCGAGGGCGTGCGCTTCAGCCATCGCTGGGCGGGCGCGGTCGACCGCGATACCCGCGGATCCGGCCACTACGGCACGGCCCGCGAGGGGCGCATCGCCTACGCCGGCGGCTTCAGCGGCGTCGGGCTCGGCACGGCGCGCTTCGCCGGCGAGGTCATGCTCGACCTGATGTCGGGCCAGCGCACCGAGCGCACCGCGCTGGGGGTCGTGCGCGAGAAGCCGGCGCCGTTCCCGCCCGAGCCGGCCGTGTTCGCCGCGATGACGACGGCGCAGCGCGCCCTCGACCGCGCCGACCACCGCGGCGGCGCACACGGGCCGCTGCTGCGCGCCCTCCGCGCCGTCGGCCTCGCGCCCTAG
- a CDS encoding GNAT family N-acetyltransferase — MPLVIRPASVADLDEVHRVAVLTFPLACPADAPAEEIQRHLDTVLTREAFAGWLADADREVLLAESDGRAVGYTMLVAGDPVDADVATAVTVRPTIELSKCYVDPGHHGVGVAGELMTATIEAARERGVSSVWLGVNDENARANRFYGKHGFEVVGRKTFRLGTRTEHDFVRALTL, encoded by the coding sequence GTGCCGCTCGTGATCCGCCCCGCTTCCGTCGCCGACCTCGACGAGGTGCACCGCGTCGCCGTGCTGACCTTCCCGCTGGCCTGCCCCGCCGATGCCCCCGCCGAGGAGATCCAGCGGCACCTCGACACGGTGCTGACGCGCGAGGCCTTCGCCGGCTGGCTCGCGGATGCCGACCGCGAGGTCCTGCTCGCCGAGTCCGACGGCCGCGCGGTCGGGTACACGATGCTCGTCGCAGGCGACCCGGTGGATGCGGACGTCGCGACCGCCGTCACGGTGCGCCCGACGATCGAGCTGAGCAAGTGCTACGTCGATCCCGGTCACCACGGCGTCGGCGTCGCCGGCGAGCTGATGACGGCGACGATCGAGGCCGCTCGGGAACGCGGGGTGTCGAGCGTGTGGCTCGGCGTCAACGACGAGAACGCCCGCGCGAACCGCTTCTACGGCAAGCACGGCTTCGAGGTCGTCGGCCGCAAGACCTTCCGCCTCGGCACCCGCACCGAGCACGACTTCGTGCGTGCGCTCACCCTCTGA
- a CDS encoding Gfo/Idh/MocA family protein, whose product MSLIPRSSGRPLRVALIGYAFMGRAHSNAWRQVGAYFDVPAFERAVLVGRDAAGVQAAAAELGWAETATDWREVIARPDIDVIDICTPGHLHAEVAIAALAAGKHVLVEKPLANTLDEAERMAAAAAEAREASGAIAMVGFNYRRVPALALARQLVAEGRLGQIRQMRASYLQDWLVDADAPMTWRLRKETAGSGALGDLASHAVDQLLALSGAAVVGVSAQTATFTPERRGENGLERVTVDDAAWATLTFDTGARASLEVSRTATGRKNALQIELYGDRGAIRFDLERLDELQFLDLSDEITTQGFRTILVTEPEHPYLDAWWPQGHILGWEHSFVHEVRDLLTAIENQDAITPDFGDGLAVQRVLDAIEQSAAQGGAIVVSNVPDAVVGAADRHGANAPA is encoded by the coding sequence ATGTCGCTGATCCCCCGCAGCTCCGGCCGCCCGCTGCGCGTCGCCCTCATCGGCTACGCCTTCATGGGCCGCGCGCACTCGAACGCCTGGCGGCAGGTGGGCGCGTACTTCGACGTGCCCGCTTTCGAGCGCGCCGTGCTCGTGGGCCGCGATGCCGCGGGGGTTCAGGCGGCGGCCGCCGAGCTCGGCTGGGCCGAGACGGCGACCGACTGGCGCGAGGTCATCGCGCGCCCCGACATCGACGTGATCGACATCTGCACCCCGGGTCACCTGCACGCCGAGGTCGCGATCGCGGCGCTCGCCGCGGGCAAGCACGTGCTGGTCGAGAAGCCGCTCGCGAACACCCTCGACGAGGCCGAGCGGATGGCCGCGGCCGCCGCCGAGGCGCGCGAGGCCAGCGGCGCGATCGCCATGGTCGGCTTCAACTACCGCCGCGTTCCGGCGCTCGCGCTCGCCCGTCAGCTCGTCGCCGAGGGTCGCCTCGGGCAGATCCGGCAGATGCGCGCCAGCTACCTGCAGGACTGGCTGGTGGATGCCGACGCGCCCATGACCTGGCGCCTGCGCAAGGAGACGGCCGGCTCGGGCGCGCTCGGCGACCTCGCCTCGCACGCGGTCGACCAGCTGCTCGCACTCAGCGGCGCCGCGGTCGTCGGCGTCTCGGCGCAGACCGCGACCTTCACTCCCGAGCGGCGCGGCGAGAACGGGCTCGAGCGCGTCACCGTCGACGACGCCGCCTGGGCGACGCTGACCTTCGACACCGGCGCCCGCGCCAGCCTCGAGGTCTCGCGCACCGCCACCGGGCGCAAGAACGCGCTGCAGATCGAGCTCTACGGCGACCGCGGCGCGATCCGCTTCGACCTGGAGCGGCTCGACGAGCTGCAGTTCCTCGACCTCTCCGACGAGATCACCACCCAGGGCTTCCGCACGATCCTCGTGACCGAGCCCGAGCATCCCTACCTCGACGCCTGGTGGCCGCAGGGCCACATCCTCGGCTGGGAGCACAGCTTCGTGCACGAGGTGCGCGACCTGCTCACCGCGATCGAGAACCAGGATGCGATCACCCCCGACTTCGGCGACGGCCTGGCCGTGCAGCGCGTGCTCGATGCGATCGAGCAGAGCGCCGCACAGGGCGGGGCGATCGTCGTCAGCAACGTCCCCGACGCGGTCGTCGGGGCAGCCGACCGGCACGGCGCGAACGCGCCCGCCTAG